DNA from Micromonospora sp. M71_S20:
CTGGAGGCGATGGTCGCCGACCCCGACGGCGACTGCCAGGCGGTCTGCGTGCCCGGGGGCGAGCGCGACCGGCTGCTCGGCGTCACCGACACCGGCGCGGACGAGCCGGTCACCGGCACCGTGGTCGAGCTGTTCCAGGCCCAGCTGGCCCGCGATCCGCAGGCCGTGGCGGTGGTGGCCGGCACCGTCGAGCTGACGTACGCCCAGGTCGACGCCGCCGCCAACCGGCTGGCGCACCACCTGCGCGCGGCCGGCGCCGGCCGGGAGACCGTCGTCGGGGTCTGCCTCGACCGGGACGCGGACCTGGTGCCCGCGCTGCTCGGCGTGCTCAAGGCGGGGGCGGCGTACCTGCCGCTGGACCCGGCCCAGCCCGCCGAGCGGATCGCCTACATGCTGGCCGACGCCGGGGCGCGGACCGTGGTCACCACCTCCGCCCAGGCCGAGCTGCTCGCCGGCTTCGACGGGCGGCGGGTGCTGCTGGACGCCGGCGACCTGGCCGGGCAGCCGGAGACCGATCCGGGCGTCGCCCGCGACCCGGACGACCTGCTCTACGTCATCTACACCTCCGGCTCGACCGGCCGGCCCAAGGGCGTCTGCGTGAGCGACGCCAACGTGCTGCGCCTGCTCGACGCGGCGCAGGAGCACTACGCGGTCGACGAGACCGACGTGTGGGCGCTGTTCCACTCGTACGCCTTCGACGTCTCCGTCTGGGAGCTGTGGGGGGCGCTGCTGCACGGCAGCCGGCTGGTGCTGGTGCCCCGCGAGGTGGCCCGGGTGCCGCAGGACCTGCTGGACCTGCTGGTGAGGCAGCGGGTCACCATGCTGGCGCAGACCCCGACGGCGCTGCGCGGGCTCGTCCGGCTCGCCGCCGAGGACGCCCCCGGCATCCGGGACCTGTCGCTGCGTGCGGTGGTGGTCGCGGGGGAGAAGCTCGACTTCGCCGACCTCGCGCCGTGGGCCGCCCGCCTCGGGCTGGCCCGGGTGGCGCTGGTCAACATGTACGGGATCACCGAGACCACCGTCTACTCCACCTACCACCGCATCACCCGGGCCGACCTCGCGCCCGGGGTGGGCAGCCGGATCGGCCGGCCCCTGTCCGGGGTGCGGATGTACGTGCTCGACCAGTACGGCCACCCGGCCCCCATCGGGGTGCCCGGCGAGGTGTACCTGGCCGGGCACGGGGTGGCCCGCGGCTACCTCGACCAGCCCGAGCTGACCGCCCGGCGGTTCCTGCCCGACCCGTACGGCCCGCCCGGCAGCCGGATGTACCGCACCGGCGACCTGGCCACCCGGCTGCCCGACGGCAGCGTGGAGTTCCTCGGCCGCCTCGACGACCAGGTGAAGCTCCGGGGCTACCGGATCGAGCCGGGCGAGATCGAGGCGGCGCTGACCGCGCTGCCCGGTGTCGCGGAGGCGGTCGTCGTGCTCCGGGCGGACGACCCGGCCGATCCCCGGCTGACCGCGTACCTGGTGGCCGGCGACGGGGAGCCGCCGCAGGTCGCCTCGCTGCGCGCCTCGCTTGCGCGCGCCCTGCCGGAGTACATGGTCCCGTCGGCGTTCGTGCTGCTCGACGAGCTGCCGCGCAACAACAGCGGCAAGCTGGACCGGCGGGCGCTGCCCGCGCCGACGGGCGGCGCGACGGCCGCCGGCCGGGACCACGTCGGCCCGCGCGGGCCCCTGGAGGAGCGGGTGGCCGCCGTCTGGGCCGACGTGCTGGGCCTGCCGGTCGTCAGCGTCACCGACGGCTTCTTCGACCTCGGCGGGCACTCCATCACGGCGCTGGTGCTGGCCGGCACGATGCGCGCCGCCGGGCTGGACGTGACGGTCGCGGACATCTTCCGGCACCCGACCGTACGGGCGCTCTGCGAGGTGCTGGCGAGCCGGGACGCGCCGGAGCCGACCGAACGCCCCGTCGAGCCCTTCGAGCTGGTCGCCCCCGCAGACCTGCCGCTGCTGCCGGCCGGGCTGGACGACGCGTACCCGCTGTCGCGGGTGCAGCTGGGGATGCTGCTGGAGATGCTGGCGGACAACGGCCAGAACCACTACCACAACGTCGTCTCGTTCCTGATCCCCGACGAGGAGCCGTTCGACCTGGCGACCCTGCGGGGCGCCGTCGACGAGGTGGTGGCCCGGCACGACGTGCTGCGTACCTCGGTGGACACCGCAAACTACTCGGTGCCCATGCAGTTGGTGCACCGCACGGTGGACGTCCCGGTCCGCACCCGCGACCTGCGCGGGCTGGCCGAGGCGGACCGCACGGCCCTGGTGCGCCGGCTCGTCGGCGAGGAGTACCAGGAGCTGTTCGACGTCGAGCGGGCGCCGCTGCTGCGGTTCACCGTGTGCCTGGAGACCGACCGGAGCTGGCGGCTGGTGCTCACCATCTGCCACGTGATCATCGAGGGCTGGAGCCTGCACGCCCTGGTGATGGAGATCCTGGACCGGTACCACGCCCGGCGGGCGGCCGCGCAGCCCGACGTCGCCGCCCCGCCCGGGGTGCGCTTCGCCGACTTCGTCGCCGGCGAGCTGCGCGCCCTGGCCTCGGAGACCGACCAGCGGTACTGGCAGGACGTGGTCCAGCGGCACCCGAGGTTCCTGCTGCCCGCCGCGTGGGCGCCGCCGGCGCCGGCCACCCGGGAGCCGTACACCGAGGTGGCGTCCTACGCGGACCTGGAGCCGCGGCTGCGGGCCCTGGCCTCGGCGGCCCGGGTGTCGCTCAAGGCGGTGCTGCACGCCGCGCACCTGAAGGTGCTCAGCCAGCTCACCGACGAGCCGGCCTTCTACAGCGGGCTGGTCTGCAACACCCGGCCCGACGTGGTGGGCAGCGAGCGGGTCTACGCCATGTCGCTGAACACCCTGCCGTTCCCGCACGACCGGCAGGCGGCCAGCTGGCGGGAGCTGGTCCAGCGGGTGCACGCCCGCGAGGCCGACCTGTGGCCGCACCGCCGCTACCCGGCGCCGGCCATCCGCACGCCCGGCCGCGGCGCCCGCCTCACCGACGTCTACTTCAGCTACCTCGACTTCACGGAGGTGGACGGCGGGCGCACCGCGCCCGTGGAGAGGATCGGCGCGAGCACCTCGGAGTTCGCGCTCGCCGTCGCCGCGGGCGCCGGCCGGCTCGAACTGAGCACCGACAGCCACGCCATGGGCCGGGCCGACGCCGCGCGGCTGGCCGGCATGTACCGGCTGGTGCTGGAGGCCATGGTGGCCGACCCCGACGGCGACCCCCGGGCGGCGTACCTGCCCGCCGGGGAGCGGCACGACGTGCTGGTGGGCTGGAACTCCTCGGCCGCGCCGGGCTGCGTCGACCTCGTCCCGGACCGGGTCGCGGCGCGGGCCGCGGCGACCCCCGACGCGGAGGCCGTCGACGGTACGACCTACGCCGGGCTGGACGCGGCGGCCAACCGGATCGGCCACCACCTGCGCGGGGCGGGGATCGGTCCGGAGCGGGTCGTGGGGGTGCTGCTGGACCGGGGCGCCGACCTCGTCGCCGCCCTGCTCGGGGTGTGGCGGGCCGGCGGCGCGTACCTGCCGATCGACCCGGGTCACCCGGCCGAGCGGGTCGCCGCGATGCTCGCCGACGCCGGGGCGACGGTGGTGGTGACCTCGACCGGCCACGCCGACCGGCTCACCGGCGTCGAGCTGGTGCTGCTCGACCGCGACGCCGAGCGGATCGCCGCGCTGCCCGCCGACCCGCCGGCCGGCGGGCCCGACCCGGACCACCTCGCGTACGTCATCTTCACCTCCGGCTCGACCGGCCGGCCGAACGGGGTGCAGATCAGCCACCGCGGCCTCGCCAACTATCTCGGCTGGGCGGCCGAGGAACTCGTCGGGGACCGCACCGGCGGCGCCGCGCTCTTCTCGTCGGTCGCGTACGACATGGTGGTGACCAGCATCTGGGCGCCGCTGGTCACCGGGCAGCGGCTGTGGCTGCTGCCGCCCGACGCCGGCCTGGACGAGCTGGGCCCGCGGTTGGCCGACGCCGGCCCGTTCAGCTTCGTCAAGCTGACCCCCGGCCACCTCGACCTGCTGACCCGCCAGCTCGACGCGGACCGGGCCGCGGCCCTGACCCCGCTGCTGGTGCTGGGGGGCGAGGCGCTGACCCGGCAGGTCTGCGACCGCTGGCACGCGCTCGCGCCGGACAGCGTGCTGCTCAACGAGTACGGGCCGACCGAGGCGACCGTGGCCGTCAGCCGGTACCCGGTCACCGGGCCGCTGCCGGCCGACGTCGCGCCGATCGGCCGGCCGCTGGGCGGGATGCGGACCTACGTCCTCGACGCCGACCTGCAACCGGTGCCGGTGGGCGTGGTCGGCCACGTCCACCTCGGCGGCCCCGGTCTCGCCCGGGGCTACGCCGGCCGGCCGGCCCTGACCGCCGACCGGTTCGTGCCCGATCCGTTCGGCGCGGACGGCGGGCGGCTGTACCGGACCGGCGACCTGGGCCGCTGGCTGCCCGACGGGCAGTTGGACCTGCTCGGCCGGGTCGACGACCAGGTGAAGATCCGTGGCCACCGGGTGGAGCCCGGCGAGGTCAGGGCGGTGCTCCTCGCGCATCCGGGCGTGCGGGACGCGGTGGTGACCGTCGAGTCGACGGGTGCCGGCGGGCCCCGCCTGGTGGCCTACCACGTCGGCGACGCGCCGGACCTGACCGCGCACTGTGCCCGGTGGCTGCCGAGCCAACTGGTGCCGAGCGTCTTCGTTCCGGTGCCGGCCATCCCGCTCAACGCCAACGGCAAGGTCGACCGTCGGGCGCTGCCTCCGGTGGACCTGGCCGGGCCGGCCGGCCACACCCCGCCCCGGCCGGGGCTGGAGCAGCTGATCGCCGACATCTGGGTCCGCGTCCTGGAGGTCGACCGGGTCGGCCGGCACGACCGCTTCTTCGCCCTGGGCGGGCACTCGCTGCTGGTCGTACCGGTGGTCACGGCGGCCCGGCAGGCCGGTGTCCCGCTGACGCTGCGGGCGGCGATGCTCGACCGGACCCTGGCCGAGCTGGCCGCCTCGCTCGCCCCGACCGGGGCGGCGGCGTCCGTCGACCCGGCGGATCCGGCGGTACGCTCCGGCGTGGCGCGGACCGCCCCGGTGCTGCCGGCCGTCGAGCCGCTGCTCGCCGCCCACCGGGTGCCCGGCGCCTCGCTGGCCCTGCTCGTGGACGGTGAGCTGGTGGAGGCCCGCGCCGCCGGGCACCGCACGGCCGGCGGCGGCGCCCCGGTGACCCCGGCGACCATCTTCCAGGTCGGCTCGGTCAGCAAATGGGTCACCGCGGTGGGCGCGCTGGTCCTCGTCGGGCGGGGGCAGCTCCAGCTCGACACGGACGTCAACGCTTACTTGAAGGGCTGGCAGCTGCCCGCCAGCCGGCCGGTGAGCCTGCGGCAACTGCTGAGCCACGTCGCCGGGCTGACCCCGACCGGCAGCACCGGGCACCCGCGTGGCGGGCCCGTGCCGACCCTGTCGGACGTGCTGCACGGCCGGGGCGTGTCCACCGGCCCGGTCCAGGCGCTCGACGCGCCCGACCCGGTCGCGGTGGAGCGCAACAGCCACTTCGTGGTGGTGCAGCAGCTCATGGAGGACGTCACCGCGACGCCCTTCGCCGACCTGATGGCCGAGCTGGTCTTCGGACCGGCGGGGATGACCGGCAGCAGCTTCGACCAGAGCTTCCCGGAGACGTCCGGCCGGCCGGTGGCCGTCGGGCACGACGAACGGGGCGAGCCGCTCCCGGGCGGCTGGCAGGTGCGTACCGACCTCGCGGCCGCCGGCCTCTGGAGCACCGCGACCGACCTGGCCCAGCTCGTCAGGGAGATCCACGTCGCGCACCGGGGCGGCCCGGCCCTGCTGAGCCGGGAGCTGGCGGTGACGCAACTGACCACCGGACCGGGCGGCGTCTTCGGGCTCGGCTGCACGGTGGACCGCATCGAGGGGCCCGCCGGGGCACGCGTCGAGTTCACCCACCGGGGCCGCATCCCCGGCTACCACGCGCTCACCGCCGGCCGGGTGCCCGACGGCTCCGGGTTGGTGCTGCTGACCAACGGCGACCAGGGCCACGAGGTCGTGTCGCGACTGGCGTCCGACATCGCACTGACGGAGGAAATGTGATGACGACCGTACCGAGCATCTCCGCAACGGTCACCGACCCACCGGCCCGGCAGGTGCGGCACCTGGTGTCGATCCGCGACCTGACCGACGACGACCTCTACTCGATCGTGGCGCGGGGGGCGAGGTTCGCCGCCGGCGAATCCGCCAGCCCGCTGGCCGACCGGGTGGTCGGCACCTACTTCGTGAAGACGTCGACCCGGACGCGGACCGCGTTCACCGTGGCCGCGCTGCGGCTCGGCGCGAAGGCCATCCAGTACGGGCCGGACGACCTCCAGGTCAACACCGGGGAGTCCAGCGAAGACACCGGCCGGGTGCTGTCGGGCATGCTCGACGTGTTGGTGGCGCGGACCGCCGCCGACCCGGGGGAGATGCGCGACTGGGCGCGGCAGGACCGGATGGCCGTGATCAACGCGATGAGCGCCGAGGAGCACCCGACGCAGGCGCTGGCCGACCTGACCACCCTGCTGCGGCGCTTCGGTCGGATCGAGCACCTGCGGCTGCTCTACCTGGGCGAGGCGAACAACACCGCGACCGCGCTGGCCCTGGCGCTGACCCGCTTCCCCGGCGTCGAGCTGGAACTGCGCACCCCGGCGGGGTACGGGCTGCCGGCGGAGATCGCGGCGGTCGCGCGGGCGCAGGCGGAGCGCTGCGGCGCCCACCTCGTCGAACGGCACCACATGGACGACCTGCCGGGTGACCTGGACGCCATCTACACCACCCGGTGGCAGACCACCGGCACCAGCAAGCCCGACCCGGACTGGCGGGTGCGCTTCGCCCCGTTCCGGGTGGACCGGGAGCTGTGGCGGCGCAGCCCGCACGCGGTCTTCATGCACGACCTGCCGGCGCACCGGGGGGAGGAGGTGACCGCCGAGGTCCTGGACGGCCCGGCCAGCATCGCCTTCCAGCAGGCGGAGAACAAGCTCTACAGCGCGATGGCCGTGCTCGACTGGTGCCGGCCCGCCCCCGCCGGGTCCGCGTCGTGAGCGCGGTCGGGCACCCGGCGGCCACGTCCCGGCAGCCGGGGCGCCTGACCGGCAACCGCGACTTCCTGCTGCTCTGGGTCGGCTCCGGGGTCTCCGCGCTGGGTTCCCGGGCCACCTCGATCAGCTATACCCTGCTGGTCTTCTGGTCCACCGGATCGGCCACGGCGGCCAGCCTGGTGACCTTCGCCGCGCTGCTGCCCAACCTGGTGACCCAGTTACCGGCGGGGGCGCTGGTGGACCGCTGGGACCGTCGGCGGACCATGGTGTTCTGCAACGTCGGGCGGATCGTCGCGATCGGCAGCGTCGCGGTCGCGGTGGCCCGGGACTCGGTGTGGCTGCCGCACCTGATGGCGGTCGCGTTCGTGGAGGCCAGCCTGGGCATCTGCTACGCCCTGGCCGAACGCGCCGCGGTGTTCAACGTGGTCCCGGCCGACAGGTACGGCGCGGCGACGGCGGCAAACGAGTCGCGGGCCAACGCGGCCAGCATCCTCGGCCAGCCGGCCGGCAGCATGCTGTACACGTTGACGCGCTGGGCGCCCTTCGGCTTCGCCGTGCTGATGCACGTGATCTCGCTGGTCACCCTGCTGTTCGTGCGGCGGGACCTGCAGGCGCCGAAGGCGCGCGCGGACGAGCCCGGTGGCCTGCTGGCCCGGATGCGGGAGGGCTTCGTCTTCGTCTGGGGCCAGCTGTACCTGCGCCGTGCCCTCGGCCTCTTCGCGGCGAGCAACATCCTGTTCCAGGTGCTGGGCCTGGGCCTCCTGGTGATCGTCAAGAACCAGGGCGGCTCGCCATCCACGGTCGGGATGTTGCTCATGGTGAACAGCGTGTTCGGCATGGCCGGCGCGATGACCAGCAATTTCTACCTGAGGCGGTGGGGGATCCGCCGGATCATCATGGGGGTCAACATCGCCTGGGCGGTGCTGATGCCGCTGCTCGCGCTGGCGCCGAGACTCGTCGTCCTCGGCGCGATCTTCGCGTTGATCCATTACGGCGCCGGCATCAGCAACGTGGCCGGGATGTTGTACGTGCTCCAGAGCGCACCCGACCACCTGCGCGGGCGGGCCGGCTCGATCGTCATGCTGCTCAGCTCGGGAGCCAACTCGCTGGGGGCGCTGTTCGCGGGCCTCCTGCTCGACTCGACGAGCATCACCAGGGCCATGCTGATCGTGGGCGGGGCGATGGGGGTGATCGCGGTGCTCGCGGTGCTCGGCTTCGGCGGTCGG
Protein-coding regions in this window:
- a CDS encoding ornithine carbamoyltransferase, which codes for MTTVPSISATVTDPPARQVRHLVSIRDLTDDDLYSIVARGARFAAGESASPLADRVVGTYFVKTSTRTRTAFTVAALRLGAKAIQYGPDDLQVNTGESSEDTGRVLSGMLDVLVARTAADPGEMRDWARQDRMAVINAMSAEEHPTQALADLTTLLRRFGRIEHLRLLYLGEANNTATALALALTRFPGVELELRTPAGYGLPAEIAAVARAQAERCGAHLVERHHMDDLPGDLDAIYTTRWQTTGTSKPDPDWRVRFAPFRVDRELWRRSPHAVFMHDLPAHRGEEVTAEVLDGPASIAFQQAENKLYSAMAVLDWCRPAPAGSAS
- a CDS encoding MFS transporter; the protein is MSAVGHPAATSRQPGRLTGNRDFLLLWVGSGVSALGSRATSISYTLLVFWSTGSATAASLVTFAALLPNLVTQLPAGALVDRWDRRRTMVFCNVGRIVAIGSVAVAVARDSVWLPHLMAVAFVEASLGICYALAERAAVFNVVPADRYGAATAANESRANAASILGQPAGSMLYTLTRWAPFGFAVLMHVISLVTLLFVRRDLQAPKARADEPGGLLARMREGFVFVWGQLYLRRALGLFAASNILFQVLGLGLLVIVKNQGGSPSTVGMLLMVNSVFGMAGAMTSNFYLRRWGIRRIIMGVNIAWAVLMPLLALAPRLVVLGAIFALIHYGAGISNVAGMLYVLQSAPDHLRGRAGSIVMLLSSGANSLGALFAGLLLDSTSITRAMLIVGGAMGVIAVLAVLGFGGRARAEAERAEAAERERDRGDMDGI